A part of Desulfomicrobium baculatum DSM 4028 genomic DNA contains:
- a CDS encoding CoB--CoM heterodisulfide reductase iron-sulfur subunit A family protein, translating to MRIGVFICHCGSNIAGTVDCPSVAATALTYPDVVFSTDTMYACSEPGQDAIIQAIKDKNLDGVVVASCTPRMHEPTFRRTVERAGLNRYMFEMANIREHVSWIGKSKDLNTGKAAELVRMAVEKLRRDKPLIPKRFETVKRVLVIGGGVAGIQAALDCADGGQEVIMVEREQTIGGKMAKLDKTFPTVDCSSCVLGPKMVDIAQHPNITLYACSEIEAVGGYVGNFQITIRKKATYVNWKDCTGCGLCVEKCPSRKFPDKFNENLCNAPSINIPFPQAIPKKAAINAESCLMLTKGKCGLCAKVCPVKCIDFEQQDELINVDVGAIVVATGYDLFDWHKYPQYGEGRYPDVVTSMQYERMLSASGPTGGHVKRPSDGKEPKNVVFIQCVGSRDKSVDRPYCSGFCCMYTAKQTILTKDHIPDSQSYVFYMDIRSPGKLYDEFVRRAMEEYGAQYVRGRVAMIYPKGDKLIVRGADTLAGTQVEVPADLVVLAVGAESAKGAVQLGEKLRVAPDQYGFFVESHPKLKPVETNTAGVFLAGACQGPKDIPASVSQGSAAASKVLGLLSKKELESDPAVSRVNPARCVGCGKCIQTCPFGAIKEVQDRFGNPKAEVIDTVCQGCGICTVTCPQGAIQLEHFTDNQILAEVNALCPPKMFANYE from the coding sequence ATGCGAATTGGTGTTTTTATCTGCCATTGCGGCAGCAATATTGCCGGAACCGTGGACTGTCCGTCCGTTGCGGCGACGGCCCTTACCTACCCGGACGTGGTTTTCTCCACCGACACGATGTATGCCTGTTCCGAACCCGGACAGGATGCCATCATCCAGGCCATCAAGGACAAGAATCTCGACGGCGTGGTCGTGGCCTCCTGCACCCCGCGCATGCACGAGCCCACTTTCCGCCGGACCGTGGAGCGCGCGGGCCTGAACCGTTACATGTTCGAAATGGCCAACATCCGCGAGCATGTCTCCTGGATCGGCAAATCAAAGGATTTGAACACGGGCAAGGCCGCCGAGCTGGTGCGCATGGCCGTGGAAAAACTGCGCCGCGACAAGCCGCTGATCCCCAAACGCTTCGAGACGGTCAAGCGCGTGCTGGTCATCGGCGGCGGCGTGGCCGGCATCCAGGCGGCGCTGGACTGCGCGGACGGCGGTCAGGAAGTCATCATGGTCGAGCGCGAGCAGACCATCGGCGGCAAGATGGCCAAGCTGGACAAGACCTTTCCCACGGTGGACTGCTCGTCCTGCGTTCTGGGCCCCAAGATGGTCGACATCGCCCAGCATCCGAACATCACCCTGTATGCCTGTTCCGAGATCGAAGCTGTCGGCGGGTACGTAGGCAACTTCCAGATCACCATCCGCAAGAAGGCGACCTACGTGAACTGGAAGGACTGCACGGGCTGCGGCCTGTGCGTGGAAAAATGCCCCAGCCGCAAGTTTCCCGACAAGTTCAACGAAAACCTCTGCAACGCGCCTTCCATCAACATCCCGTTCCCGCAGGCCATCCCCAAGAAGGCGGCCATCAACGCCGAATCCTGCCTGATGTTGACCAAGGGCAAGTGCGGCTTGTGCGCCAAGGTCTGCCCGGTCAAGTGCATCGATTTCGAGCAGCAGGACGAGCTGATCAACGTGGATGTCGGCGCCATCGTCGTGGCCACGGGTTACGACCTTTTCGATTGGCACAAGTATCCGCAGTACGGCGAAGGGCGCTACCCGGACGTGGTCACCTCCATGCAGTACGAGCGCATGCTTTCGGCTTCCGGCCCGACCGGCGGACACGTCAAGCGCCCCTCCGACGGCAAGGAGCCCAAGAACGTGGTCTTCATCCAGTGCGTGGGTTCGCGCGACAAGTCCGTGGACCGTCCGTACTGTTCGGGCTTCTGCTGCATGTACACGGCCAAGCAGACCATCCTGACCAAGGACCACATCCCCGATTCCCAGTCCTACGTTTTCTATATGGACATCCGCTCGCCGGGCAAGCTCTACGACGAGTTCGTGCGCCGGGCCATGGAGGAGTATGGGGCGCAGTACGTGCGCGGCCGCGTGGCCATGATCTATCCCAAGGGCGACAAACTCATCGTGCGCGGCGCCGACACCCTGGCCGGCACGCAGGTGGAGGTTCCCGCCGACTTGGTCGTTCTGGCCGTGGGCGCGGAATCGGCCAAGGGTGCGGTACAGCTGGGCGAAAAACTGCGCGTGGCTCCGGATCAGTACGGATTCTTCGTCGAGAGCCATCCCAAACTCAAGCCCGTCGAGACCAACACCGCCGGTGTGTTCCTAGCCGGCGCCTGTCAGGGCCCCAAGGATATTCCGGCCTCCGTCAGTCAGGGCAGCGCCGCCGCTTCCAAGGTTCTGGGCCTTCTTTCCAAGAAGGAACTGGAATCCGATCCGGCCGTGTCCAGGGTCAACCCGGCGCGCTGCGTGGGTTGCGGCAAGTGCATCCAGACCTGTCCGTTCGGAGCCATCAAGGAAGTCCAGGATCGCTTCGGCAATCCCAAGGCCGAGGTCATCGACACGGTCTGTCAGGGCTGCGGCATCTGCACGGTGACCTGCCCCCAGGGGGCCATCCAGCTCGAGCATTTCACAGATAACCAGATCCTCGCGGAGGTGAACGCCTTATGCCCGCCCAAGATGTTCGCGAATTACGAATAG
- a CDS encoding hydrogenase iron-sulfur subunit: MPAQDVRELRIVGFLCNWCSYGGADTAGVSRFTQPTDLRVIRVPCSGRIDPLFIVRSLMNGADGVLVSGCHPRDCHYAEGNFYARRRLEMLKRFLPITGIDARRFEYTWVSASEGQRWQHVVTEFTRRIHELGPAPTFNPASEADWNTLAVQAGQGQTCPCHG, from the coding sequence ATGCCCGCCCAAGATGTTCGCGAATTACGAATAGTCGGCTTTCTTTGTAACTGGTGCTCCTATGGCGGCGCGGACACCGCAGGTGTGTCCCGCTTCACTCAGCCCACGGACCTGCGCGTCATCCGCGTACCTTGTTCGGGCCGTATCGACCCGCTCTTCATCGTCCGTTCGCTCATGAACGGCGCGGACGGAGTGCTCGTGTCCGGCTGCCACCCGCGTGACTGCCACTACGCCGAAGGCAACTTCTATGCCCGGCGCAGGCTCGAAATGCTCAAACGCTTCCTGCCCATCACCGGCATCGACGCGCGGCGTTTCGAATACACCTGGGTTTCGGCTTCGGAAGGGCAGCGCTGGCAGCATGTGGTCACGGAGTTCACGCGCCGTATCCATGAGCTCGGGCCCGCGCCGACCTTCAACCCGGCTTCCGAGGCGGACTGGAACACGCTGGCCGTGCAGGCCGGCCAGGGGCAGACGTGCCCGTGTCACGGATAG
- a CDS encoding 4Fe-4S dicluster domain-containing protein, whose amino-acid sequence MSQLDDLKNAIKSHLGELECVIGWEQGYDPLHATPLFIRTEADLDRLIIGPLAVHNLVTYLTGFKGKKIGVVVKGCDSKSVIQLLNENLIKRDEVVIFGLCCDGVVSQRKIRAALPADPGFVESVDIGGGDLKITVAGQAATLKLSEVLADKCLICATPDAIISDVLIGAPHTPTPAASLACQDEFEAKSDAEKLAFWQETMSRCIRCYACRNACPMCVCRDHCIATSRDPLWISQDNSPAENMMFQMVHVSHLAGRCTECGECERACPVDIPLMLLRRWMNKQVKDVFELQAGMALEQTPPLLTFKVEEERINERGW is encoded by the coding sequence ATGTCCCAATTGGATGATCTCAAAAATGCCATCAAGAGCCACCTCGGCGAGCTTGAGTGCGTCATCGGCTGGGAGCAGGGTTATGACCCGCTTCACGCCACGCCGCTCTTCATCCGCACCGAGGCGGATCTGGACCGGCTTATCATAGGCCCCCTGGCCGTGCACAATCTGGTCACCTATTTGACCGGGTTCAAGGGCAAGAAGATTGGAGTGGTGGTCAAGGGCTGCGACAGCAAGAGCGTGATCCAGCTTTTGAATGAAAATCTGATAAAACGCGACGAGGTCGTCATTTTCGGCCTGTGCTGCGACGGCGTGGTCAGCCAGCGCAAGATCCGCGCGGCGCTGCCTGCCGATCCGGGCTTCGTGGAGTCGGTGGATATCGGCGGGGGCGACCTCAAGATCACCGTGGCCGGTCAGGCCGCGACCTTGAAACTCTCCGAAGTTCTGGCCGACAAATGCCTGATCTGCGCCACGCCCGACGCCATCATCTCCGATGTGCTGATCGGCGCGCCGCATACTCCGACCCCGGCCGCGAGCCTGGCCTGTCAGGACGAATTCGAGGCCAAGTCTGATGCCGAGAAGCTCGCCTTCTGGCAGGAAACCATGAGCCGCTGCATTCGCTGCTATGCCTGCCGCAACGCTTGCCCCATGTGTGTCTGCCGCGACCACTGCATAGCGACCAGCCGCGACCCCTTGTGGATCAGCCAGGACAATTCCCCGGCCGAGAACATGATGTTCCAGATGGTGCATGTCTCGCATCTGGCCGGACGCTGCACGGAATGCGGTGAATGCGAGCGGGCCTGTCCCGTGGACATCCCGCTCATGCTGCTGCGGCGCTGGATGAACAAGCAGGTCAAGGACGTGTTCGAACTGCAGGCAGGCATGGCTCTGGAACAGACCCCGCCTCTCTTGACCTTCAAGGTCGAGGAAGAGCGCATCAACGAGCGAGGCTGGTAA
- a CDS encoding 4Fe-4S dicluster domain-containing protein: protein MERFITKENLIRLAEELSATCRVLAPVAGCGTVTFRRFLPGMVLDLHSRMAAVSPKAATFPQTETLLTVKREIPEKKPEITETLPEGKSVVIGCRPCGARGKLIFNPVYETDKTKDPYYITRRDNTVFISLACDRPETTCFCHSVGSGPADPDGSDVLLTLVGEGYVARSVTPAGEDVLKSALFTDAGDKGKEADAKNAKAREMMGEAHDYVSAPAKLLARFDDMDFWAAQSAKCISCGACTYMCPTCYCFNITDDDLGLESRRIRSWDNCMSHTFTLEGSGHNPRPTKAHRLKNRVGHKFSYYPDLHGGVMACCGCGRCIKQCPAGIDIRQIVKAAQEYSE, encoded by the coding sequence ATGGAACGATTCATAACAAAAGAGAACCTCATCCGTTTGGCCGAGGAGCTGTCCGCCACCTGCCGCGTGCTTGCGCCCGTGGCCGGCTGCGGCACTGTGACCTTCCGTCGTTTTTTGCCGGGGATGGTCCTTGATCTGCATTCGCGCATGGCGGCGGTGTCGCCCAAGGCCGCAACCTTCCCGCAGACCGAGACCCTGCTGACTGTCAAGCGCGAGATTCCGGAGAAGAAGCCGGAAATCACCGAGACCCTGCCCGAGGGCAAGAGCGTGGTCATCGGCTGCCGCCCGTGCGGGGCGCGCGGCAAGCTTATCTTCAACCCGGTCTATGAGACGGACAAGACCAAGGACCCGTACTATATAACGCGCCGGGACAACACTGTTTTCATCTCCTTGGCCTGCGACCGGCCCGAGACGACCTGCTTCTGTCACAGCGTGGGCAGCGGTCCGGCGGACCCGGACGGCTCCGACGTGCTCCTGACCCTGGTGGGCGAGGGCTATGTGGCGCGTTCGGTCACTCCCGCAGGGGAAGATGTCCTGAAGTCCGCCCTGTTCACGGACGCCGGCGACAAGGGCAAAGAGGCCGACGCCAAGAACGCCAAGGCGCGCGAGATGATGGGCGAGGCCCACGATTACGTCTCCGCCCCGGCCAAACTGCTGGCCCGTTTCGACGACATGGACTTCTGGGCCGCCCAGTCGGCCAAGTGCATCTCCTGCGGAGCCTGCACCTACATGTGTCCGACCTGCTACTGCTTCAACATCACCGATGACGACCTTGGCCTTGAAAGCCGCCGCATCCGCAGCTGGGACAACTGCATGTCCCACACCTTCACCCTGGAAGGCAGCGGCCACAACCCGCGCCCGACCAAGGCCCATCGTCTGAAAAACCGCGTCGGGCACAAGTTCAGCTACTATCCGGACCTGCATGGGGGCGTCATGGCCTGTTGCGGGTGTGGCCGTTGCATCAAGCAGTGCCCCGCCGGAATCGATATCCGGCAGATCGTGAAAGCAGCACAGGAGTACTCCGAATGA
- a CDS encoding FAD/NAD(P)-binding protein, whose amino-acid sequence MNANPYLPDMATIVEVIQETHNIKTFRIVINNEERMKAFTFRPGQVGQLSVFGVGESTFVINSSPTRKDYLQFSVMRVGEVTTRLHQLQPGDQIGVRAPLGNSFPLEDLKGKNIVFVGGGIGMAPLRTLFTYMLDNRKDYGDITLLYGARSPADLTYKAELPEWTERKDVNTVLTIDNPSDGWEHKVGLIPNVLLEINPSPKNTVAVTCGPPIMIKFTLQALKKLGFEDENILTTLEKRMKCGVGICGRCNIGTKYVCMDGPVFTYAQLKELPSEL is encoded by the coding sequence ATGAATGCCAATCCCTATCTCCCGGACATGGCCACCATTGTCGAAGTGATCCAGGAGACGCACAACATCAAGACCTTCCGCATCGTCATCAACAACGAAGAGCGCATGAAGGCCTTCACCTTCCGGCCCGGCCAGGTCGGGCAGCTCTCGGTCTTTGGCGTGGGCGAATCGACCTTCGTCATCAACTCCTCCCCGACCCGCAAGGACTACCTGCAGTTCAGCGTCATGCGCGTGGGCGAGGTCACCACCCGCCTGCACCAGCTGCAGCCCGGCGACCAGATCGGCGTACGCGCCCCCTTGGGCAATTCCTTTCCGCTGGAGGATTTGAAGGGCAAGAACATCGTCTTCGTCGGCGGCGGCATCGGCATGGCCCCGCTTCGGACCCTGTTCACCTACATGCTCGACAACCGTAAGGACTACGGGGATATCACGCTCCTTTACGGCGCGCGCAGCCCCGCCGACCTGACCTACAAGGCCGAGCTGCCGGAATGGACTGAGCGCAAGGACGTCAACACCGTGTTGACCATCGACAACCCGTCCGACGGCTGGGAGCACAAGGTCGGCCTTATCCCCAACGTGCTGCTTGAGATCAATCCTTCGCCCAAGAACACGGTGGCCGTCACCTGCGGCCCGCCCATCATGATCAAGTTCACCCTGCAGGCTTTGAAGAAACTTGGTTTTGAGGACGAAAACATCCTCACCACCCTGGAAAAACGCATGAAATGCGGCGTGGGCATTTGCGGCCGCTGCAACATCGGCACGAAATACGTGTGCATGGACGGTCCCGTCTTCACCTATGCCCAGCTCAAAGAGCTGCCCTCGGAACTTTAG
- a CDS encoding ferritin-like domain-containing protein, translating into MAGIFKATDILLAAQEVETRGEVFYNRLVETTTEPKLKDLFSFLAKEETKHREIFAKLYERVGQVELPAWAEEDEYVDYLKYLLDSHTLFRLGDVAHLKTFMGTAKEAIETAMGFEKDTIMFFLEMREFVPEGEKKFVQACIDEERTHLRLLTGMLRK; encoded by the coding sequence ATGGCAGGAATATTCAAGGCTACCGACATTCTCCTGGCCGCGCAGGAAGTCGAGACCCGTGGCGAGGTCTTCTACAACCGCCTGGTCGAGACCACCACCGAGCCCAAATTAAAAGACCTGTTCTCCTTCCTGGCCAAGGAGGAGACCAAGCACCGCGAGATCTTCGCCAAGCTCTATGAGCGGGTAGGGCAGGTCGAGCTTCCGGCCTGGGCCGAGGAGGACGAGTATGTGGACTACCTGAAATATCTGCTCGATTCCCACACCCTGTTCCGTCTGGGCGACGTGGCCCATCTGAAGACCTTCATGGGCACGGCGAAGGAAGCCATCGAGACGGCCATGGGTTTTGAGAAGGACACCATCATGTTTTTCCTGGAGATGCGCGAATTCGTGCCCGAAGGGGAGAAAAAATTCGTTCAGGCCTGCATCGACGAGGAGCGCACGCATTTGCGTCTTCTGACCGGAATGCTGCGAAAATAA
- the phnD gene encoding phosphate/phosphite/phosphonate ABC transporter substrate-binding protein yields MQKGFLGFLAAVLILAFAGLAFAEECSNRGILDTMYCDNDKDLVADNAPAGECKDPSTLVFTYTPVEDPAVYQDLFADFQAHIKKVTGKDVIYYTVHSNSAQVEAMRSGRLHIAGYSTGPTGFAVNLAGYVPIAVKGDEKEFQGYNLIVIVKKDSPIQTMADLKGKKVAHTSPSSNSGNLAPRALFPAQGIVPDEDYTVVYSGKHDQSVLGVVHGDYDAAPVASDVYERMLRAGRVDEGAVRIIFTSPRFPTSSFGYSSQLCPELVEKIKEAFFSYRYTEEMKKAFDGADRFFPITYQKDWAVIRDIAEATGASYNEEGLQAMIAKEKADAEKKAKKQ; encoded by the coding sequence ATGCAGAAGGGTTTCTTGGGCTTTTTGGCTGCGGTGCTGATCCTGGCCTTCGCGGGCCTCGCGTTTGCGGAGGAATGTTCCAATCGCGGCATACTGGACACCATGTATTGCGACAACGACAAGGATCTGGTTGCCGACAACGCGCCTGCCGGCGAATGCAAGGATCCTTCGACTCTGGTTTTCACCTACACCCCGGTGGAAGATCCCGCCGTGTATCAGGACCTGTTTGCGGACTTCCAGGCGCACATCAAGAAGGTCACGGGTAAAGACGTGATTTATTACACCGTGCATTCCAACTCGGCCCAGGTCGAGGCCATGCGCTCCGGCCGCCTGCACATCGCTGGCTATTCCACCGGCCCCACCGGCTTTGCCGTGAATCTGGCCGGTTATGTGCCCATCGCCGTCAAGGGCGACGAAAAGGAATTTCAGGGCTACAATCTGATCGTCATCGTCAAGAAGGACAGCCCCATCCAGACCATGGCCGACCTCAAGGGCAAGAAGGTCGCGCACACCTCGCCCTCGTCCAACTCCGGCAACCTGGCACCCCGCGCCTTGTTCCCGGCCCAGGGCATAGTGCCCGACGAAGATTACACTGTCGTCTACTCCGGCAAGCATGACCAGTCCGTACTGGGCGTGGTGCATGGCGACTATGACGCCGCCCCCGTGGCTTCCGACGTTTACGAGCGCATGCTGCGCGCCGGCCGTGTCGATGAAGGTGCCGTTCGGATCATCTTCACCAGCCCCCGTTTCCCCACGTCGTCCTTCGGCTATTCCAGCCAGCTGTGCCCGGAACTGGTCGAGAAGATCAAGGAAGCGTTCTTCTCCTATCGCTACACCGAAGAGATGAAGAAGGCCTTTGACGGCGCGGATCGTTTCTTCCCCATCACCTACCAGAAGGATTGGGCGGTCATTCGCGACATCGCCGAAGCCACGGGCGCAAGCTACAATGAAGAAGGCCTGCAGGCCATGATCGCCAAGGAAAAGGCGGACGCGGAAAAGAAAGCCAAGAAGCAGTAA
- the phnC gene encoding phosphonate ABC transporter ATP-binding protein — protein MTSPHNSGNGGNASRSLIVKDLVKAYVPGKPVLKNISFEVRGRSTVAIIGPSGTGKSTLLRCINRLIDPTSGTITVAGHEITRLSGKDLRLARHHVGMVFQEFNLVERLSVIENVLCGRLGFVPVWRAWLRKFEPHDIDRAFELIDMVGLSEFATERADALSGGQRQRVGIARAVMQNPDVIMADEPTSSLDPKTSVEIMGLLNDFSKAHDIPVLINIHDVNLAKRFADRVIGMSLGSIVFDGPPADLTDAHLKEIYGGEDWLS, from the coding sequence GTGACGTCACCACACAATAGCGGGAACGGGGGGAATGCCTCCCGTTCCCTGATCGTAAAGGATCTGGTCAAGGCTTACGTGCCGGGCAAACCGGTACTCAAAAACATCTCTTTCGAGGTCCGTGGGCGTTCCACGGTGGCCATCATCGGCCCTTCCGGAACGGGCAAGAGCACGCTCCTGCGCTGCATCAACCGCCTCATCGACCCGACCAGCGGCACCATCACCGTGGCCGGACACGAAATCACGCGGCTCTCGGGCAAGGACCTGCGTCTGGCCCGGCACCATGTGGGCATGGTCTTTCAGGAATTCAATCTGGTGGAGCGCCTCTCGGTCATCGAAAACGTGCTCTGCGGCCGGCTCGGGTTCGTGCCGGTCTGGCGGGCCTGGCTGCGCAAGTTCGAGCCGCACGACATCGACCGGGCTTTCGAGCTCATCGACATGGTCGGGTTGAGCGAGTTCGCCACGGAGCGGGCCGACGCCCTGTCCGGCGGGCAGCGCCAGCGCGTGGGCATTGCCCGGGCCGTGATGCAGAACCCGGACGTGATCATGGCCGATGAGCCCACCTCGTCCCTTGATCCCAAAACCTCCGTCGAGATCATGGGCCTTTTGAACGATTTCTCCAAGGCGCACGACATCCCGGTGCTGATCAACATTCATGACGTGAATCTGGCCAAACGCTTTGCGGACCGGGTCATCGGCATGTCGCTGGGGAGCATCGTGTTCGATGGTCCGCCTGCGGATCTGACCGACGCGCATCTCAAAGAGATCTACGGCGGCGAGGACTGGTTGTCATGA
- the phnE gene encoding phosphonate ABC transporter, permease protein PhnE translates to MSAAITRRAFKPNWLARLGWLAVIGYCVIAFWSLDITWDRFVIGLENGAKFLGSMIPPNFERWKLLLGNLLETLEIAVIASAFGVALSLPIGLAASRNLMPTWATWPARIVIAICRSFHPVIFAILFVKAVGFGPLAGILTLVFASIGFIGKLFAEAIEEISLKPVEACRAAGAPFMSVILYAVLPQVLNRFIGFATYQFDANIRNSTMVGIVGAGGIGGTLFAAFQRFDYDFLAAILISIIVLVMLGEYLASIVKAVFND, encoded by the coding sequence ATGAGCGCGGCCATCACCAGAAGAGCCTTCAAGCCCAATTGGCTTGCGCGGCTGGGGTGGCTCGCCGTGATCGGGTATTGCGTGATCGCATTCTGGTCTCTGGACATCACCTGGGACCGTTTTGTGATCGGCCTTGAGAATGGCGCAAAATTCCTGGGCAGCATGATTCCGCCCAATTTCGAGCGCTGGAAGCTGTTGCTGGGCAACCTTCTGGAGACACTTGAAATCGCGGTGATTGCCTCGGCTTTCGGCGTGGCGCTTTCCCTGCCCATCGGCCTGGCCGCGTCGCGCAACCTGATGCCGACCTGGGCGACCTGGCCGGCCCGGATTGTCATTGCGATCTGTCGCTCGTTCCATCCGGTCATCTTTGCCATCCTGTTCGTGAAGGCGGTGGGATTCGGCCCTCTGGCGGGCATCCTGACCCTGGTTTTCGCGTCCATCGGGTTTATCGGCAAGCTCTTCGCCGAGGCCATCGAGGAGATTTCCCTCAAGCCGGTGGAGGCCTGCCGGGCGGCCGGAGCCCCGTTCATGAGCGTCATCCTGTATGCCGTGCTGCCGCAGGTGCTGAACCGTTTCATCGGCTTCGCAACCTACCAGTTCGACGCGAACATCCGCAATTCGACCATGGTCGGCATCGTCGGCGCGGGCGGCATCGGCGGCACCCTGTTCGCGGCCTTCCAGCGTTTCGATTACGATTTCCTGGCCGCCATTCTCATCTCCATCATTGTCCTCGTCATGCTCGGCGAGTATCTCGCATCCATAGTCAAGGCGGTGTTCAATGACTAG
- the phnE gene encoding phosphonate ABC transporter, permease protein PhnE → MTSRIWERFTPAQRLARFTIYLAAVIALVVSMRTVQIVPEFLYDAPTQMADMFERMWPPDYAYYPDGVHEALVESMHIAGMGTILALVMSLPVALLAAKNITPVPALNWLARLILVSSRSVNTLVWAILFVAVFGPGALAGTIAIGFRSIGFCGKLLGEALEECNKGPVEALKAAGAPWPSIFLKAYWPQVSPAFWGITLFRWDINVRESAVIGLVGAGGIGMALDTAIDLFRWTQVSLILLCIFAVVIVAEIVVTKIRQKII, encoded by the coding sequence ATGACTAGTCGCATCTGGGAACGCTTTACCCCGGCCCAGCGCCTGGCGCGGTTCACCATCTATCTGGCTGCGGTCATCGCCCTGGTCGTGTCCATGCGCACGGTCCAGATCGTCCCCGAATTCCTGTACGACGCCCCGACCCAGATGGCGGACATGTTCGAAAGGATGTGGCCGCCGGACTATGCCTATTATCCGGACGGCGTGCACGAGGCATTGGTTGAGAGCATGCACATCGCGGGCATGGGAACGATTCTGGCGCTGGTGATGTCCCTGCCCGTGGCGCTGCTGGCGGCCAAGAACATTACCCCCGTCCCTGCCCTGAACTGGCTGGCCAGGCTGATCCTCGTGTCCTCGCGTTCGGTGAACACGCTGGTCTGGGCGATCCTGTTCGTGGCGGTCTTCGGCCCCGGCGCCCTGGCCGGAACGATCGCCATCGGATTCAGGTCCATCGGCTTTTGCGGCAAGCTTCTGGGCGAGGCCCTGGAGGAATGCAACAAGGGGCCGGTGGAGGCCCTGAAGGCGGCGGGAGCGCCGTGGCCGAGCATCTTCCTGAAAGCCTACTGGCCTCAGGTTTCCCCGGCCTTCTGGGGCATCACCCTGTTTCGGTGGGACATCAACGTGCGCGAGTCGGCGGTCATCGGCCTGGTCGGCGCCGGCGGAATCGGAATGGCCCTGGATACGGCCATCGACCTGTTCCGCTGGACCCAGGTCTCGCTCATCCTCCTGTGCATCTTTGCCGTGGTCATCGTGGCCGAGATCGTGGTCACCAAGATCCGGCAGAAAATCATCTAA